A single genomic interval of uncultured Sphaerochaeta sp. harbors:
- a CDS encoding aldo/keto reductase, translating into METRYFETLDIHASLLGFGAMRFPTTPEGKIDRKRSLAMLKEAYEAGVNYFDTAYPYHGGESEPLVGEFLSTLDRSSFYVATKLPQWSVTSIDDAKRIFNEQLIRLQQSYIDFYLIHAIDKKAFDRMVDLGVVTYLEEEQKKGRIKHLGFSFHSIYEDFEYITRFRPWDFIQIQYNYLDTEEQAGDKGYELCTELGIPVIVMEPIKGGSLAGLSPDLEAKMKALDPDASPASFALRWVADHQNVKVILSGMSTEEQVRENLKTFSPYKPLSEHERAVLEEIGSSMRSRIGNDCTGCKYCMPCPFGVDIPGNFALWNKYRMFDNYEVVKDQWESESSADKRPPACTECGQCIPLCPQHIDIPTDLKRVQEELEAARKAYYNK; encoded by the coding sequence ATGGAAACACGGTATTTTGAAACATTGGATATTCACGCATCCCTTCTTGGTTTTGGCGCTATGCGCTTCCCTACAACCCCAGAAGGTAAGATTGACCGAAAGCGTTCACTGGCTATGTTGAAGGAAGCCTATGAAGCCGGGGTGAATTATTTTGATACCGCCTATCCCTATCATGGTGGGGAGAGTGAGCCGTTGGTAGGAGAATTCCTCTCCACCTTGGATAGAAGCAGCTTCTATGTTGCCACAAAGCTTCCCCAATGGTCGGTTACCTCAATTGATGATGCAAAGCGGATATTCAATGAACAGCTTATAAGACTCCAACAGAGCTACATCGACTTCTATCTTATCCACGCAATCGACAAGAAAGCATTCGACCGGATGGTCGACCTTGGTGTAGTTACCTACCTGGAAGAGGAACAGAAAAAGGGCCGTATCAAGCATCTGGGCTTCTCTTTCCACTCCATCTATGAGGATTTTGAGTATATCACCCGCTTTCGCCCCTGGGATTTCATCCAGATCCAATACAACTACCTGGACACTGAAGAGCAGGCAGGAGACAAGGGCTATGAACTGTGTACAGAACTTGGTATACCCGTCATCGTGATGGAACCGATCAAGGGAGGCTCACTTGCTGGGCTGTCCCCTGACCTGGAAGCCAAGATGAAAGCATTGGACCCTGATGCATCACCAGCTTCCTTTGCCCTTAGGTGGGTAGCTGACCACCAGAATGTGAAAGTCATCCTAAGCGGTATGTCCACCGAGGAGCAGGTCAGGGAGAACCTAAAGACCTTCTCTCCCTACAAACCATTGAGCGAGCACGAGAGAGCGGTACTGGAAGAGATTGGAAGCAGCATGAGAAGCCGCATCGGCAATGACTGTACCGGCTGCAAGTACTGTATGCCCTGTCCCTTTGGTGTCGATATTCCCGGGAACTTTGCACTCTGGAACAAGTACCGGATGTTCGATAACTATGAGGTGGTCAAGGACCAGTGGGAGAGCGAGAGTAGTGCTGACAAGCGTCCTCCTGCCTGTACGGAGTGTGGTCAGTGTATCCCACTCTGCCCGCAGCATATCGATATCCCTACTGATCTGAAACGGGTTCAGGAAGAGCTTGAAGCTGCTCGAAAAGCGTATTACAACAAGTAG
- a CDS encoding LacI family DNA-binding transcriptional regulator, translated as MGATRNSVANMAGVSSATVSRVYNNPGKVSPSLAKRVLEAAKELGYEPNSAAATLRRSGTGTIAFVQFRKEERPYYWGNLDSFDWFFGRAIKGVQEVLAKSSWQMRFYTVETRRELEAIAMRCDGILAYDVDTQEEEALFSSISIPYVLAHHLTGSTETTNCVRTDNRYGGTLQAQYLRECGVLNPLYITGYLESVVPHAERLAGFREHYREALVLSTEIGNANAMGDVAQRVQKLIDSGDVDGIAAVNDMLLFSLLLRIKTDLPKVGYDASPLFGVYPAPVASIAIQSGELYRQAAEKLLCLLAGNRSDCTTVFPKLIRSLLQ; from the coding sequence ATGGGAGCAACCAGAAACAGTGTCGCAAATATGGCAGGGGTAAGTAGTGCAACCGTCTCTCGTGTGTACAACAATCCTGGTAAGGTCTCCCCATCACTTGCAAAGCGAGTACTGGAAGCCGCAAAAGAGTTGGGGTATGAACCCAACAGTGCAGCCGCTACCTTGCGAAGAAGTGGGACCGGCACCATTGCCTTTGTGCAGTTTAGGAAGGAGGAGAGGCCCTACTACTGGGGAAATCTGGATAGCTTTGACTGGTTCTTTGGTAGGGCGATCAAGGGAGTACAGGAAGTGTTGGCGAAAAGCTCCTGGCAGATGCGATTCTATACTGTGGAAACACGGCGTGAGCTGGAAGCGATTGCAATGCGCTGTGATGGTATCCTCGCCTATGATGTTGACACACAGGAGGAGGAAGCGCTTTTTTCTTCCATCTCCATCCCCTACGTGCTTGCCCATCACCTCACTGGAAGTACCGAAACAACGAACTGTGTGAGAACAGACAATCGATATGGTGGAACCCTGCAAGCTCAGTATCTTAGAGAGTGTGGTGTGCTAAATCCACTATATATCACCGGGTACCTCGAGAGTGTCGTCCCCCATGCCGAGCGGCTTGCTGGATTCAGGGAGCACTACCGGGAGGCATTGGTTTTGTCGACAGAAATTGGAAACGCAAATGCCATGGGGGATGTTGCCCAGAGGGTACAGAAACTCATTGATTCCGGTGATGTTGATGGTATTGCAGCGGTGAATGATATGCTCTTGTTCTCTCTCTTATTACGTATTAAGACCGACCTCCCAAAGGTAGGGTATGATGCATCCCCTCTCTTCGGTGTATATCCTGCTCCTGTGGCGAGCATTGCTATTCAGAGCGGTGAGCTCTATAGACAGGCGGCAGAGAAGTTGTTATGTCTCCTGGCTGGAAATCGATCCGATTGTACCACCGTGTTTCCGAAACTTATACGTTCTCTTTTACAGTAG
- a CDS encoding galactokinase family protein, which produces MARKEAIQKGLLHTVYPSLYGNSFQAEDMDKRFISLVEEHNNLFKEQDVSLFSTAGRSELGGNHTDHNLGKVIAATINLDTIAAVSKRDDNIVVLTSEGYPEVVVHLDELAIVEAEKNTTEALVRGIAFAFKQRGLNLGGWQANTTSRVLKGSGLSSSAAVEVLCGTIFNHLYNEDTLSPVDLAIIGKFSENNYFGKPSGLMDQMACAYGGIIGIDFADEENPKIEPVHYSFTDHGYQLVIVDTGGNHADLTPEYAAVPKEMKEVAAHFEAKHLREIDESTFISQLPLLRKTLQNDRAMLRSIHFFEENKRVANMLKALENHDIASYLKEVRASGESSFCFLQNLYPSFFPQEQGLSLAIAMTKSLLGSDATVRVHGGGFAGTIQAYIPLDKYELYKQAMEAVFSEGSVTPITVRQRESCCIAE; this is translated from the coding sequence ATGGCCAGAAAGGAAGCAATACAGAAAGGTTTGTTGCATACCGTGTATCCATCCCTCTACGGGAATTCGTTCCAAGCTGAGGATATGGACAAACGGTTCATCAGTTTGGTTGAAGAACATAACAACTTGTTCAAGGAACAGGATGTCAGTCTGTTCTCCACTGCTGGAAGAAGTGAGCTCGGTGGAAACCATACAGACCACAATCTGGGAAAAGTCATTGCTGCTACCATTAACCTGGATACCATCGCCGCAGTAAGCAAGCGAGATGACAACATCGTCGTCTTGACGAGTGAAGGCTACCCAGAAGTGGTTGTGCATCTTGATGAGCTTGCAATCGTTGAAGCAGAGAAAAACACCACCGAGGCACTGGTACGCGGTATTGCCTTTGCATTCAAGCAGCGAGGACTCAATCTTGGTGGTTGGCAAGCCAATACCACGAGCCGGGTACTCAAAGGATCTGGGCTCTCCTCATCTGCCGCAGTTGAGGTTCTCTGTGGAACCATTTTTAACCACCTCTACAATGAAGACACACTCTCTCCGGTTGATCTTGCGATCATCGGGAAGTTCAGCGAAAACAACTACTTCGGTAAACCCTCTGGATTGATGGACCAGATGGCATGTGCGTATGGTGGTATCATAGGGATTGACTTTGCTGATGAGGAAAACCCGAAGATTGAGCCGGTGCACTACTCCTTCACTGATCATGGATACCAGCTGGTCATCGTGGACACCGGGGGAAATCATGCAGACCTTACCCCCGAGTATGCTGCAGTGCCCAAGGAGATGAAGGAAGTAGCTGCTCACTTTGAGGCAAAGCATCTCAGGGAGATCGATGAATCTACCTTCATCTCTCAGCTTCCCCTTCTCAGAAAAACACTTCAGAATGACCGGGCAATGCTACGCTCAATTCACTTCTTTGAAGAGAACAAGCGAGTTGCCAATATGCTCAAAGCTCTGGAGAATCATGACATTGCATCATACCTGAAAGAAGTGAGAGCGAGCGGAGAGAGCTCCTTCTGCTTCCTCCAGAACCTCTACCCCTCTTTCTTCCCTCAGGAACAGGGTCTGAGTCTGGCTATTGCCATGACCAAGAGCCTGCTGGGAAGCGATGCGACTGTACGTGTCCATGGAGGAGGCTTCGCTGGTACCATCCAAGCCTACATACCCCTGGACAAATATGAGCTCTATAAACAAGCAATGGAAGCTGTATTCTCAGAAGGAAGTGTCACTCCGATCACGGTTCGGCAGAGAGAAAGCTGCTGTATTGCGGAGTAG
- a CDS encoding RecQ family ATP-dependent DNA helicase codes for MKDETTTHFLEDQINHILQERFNIHSLYPFQQLVIQRILEEDREESNHEGSVVVLPTGGGKSLCFMLPSLLVEGITVLVYPLLSLMHDQIRRLDEVSIPYICIQGGQSHEERNLLLEKLKNREARILVTNAECLSLPALINTLARMTISLLVLDEAHTIISWGEGFRPALATVGPIIQHLPVRQVLCFTATADELVLHGLNRLIFPIAKPHLIHASSNRTNITYHVIRTLSKRESITELLCQENLLPALVFCSTRKLTETSAHNLLYALPDVSVRYYHAGLTKDERRYLEKWFNDSEKGVLFATKAFGMGIDVKGIRCVIHHDLSEDVLSFLQESGRAGRDSKPALSISLLDGSEKPSLLASILQSTEHCFRKGLLEAMNEPFEFCSGCDVCNRSISLKRLGEKAILMSVLSHPFHFSPSSLASMLQDTKGWYSYGGTLSTWGMQEVQEAIMLLITEGKLHMSTRFKRRLYIDYKVVLALLTTLHSWLRLTYESAKKKAEESRPQLPYHASSIPPGQGDPNLQDSAG; via the coding sequence ATGAAAGATGAGACTACAACACATTTCCTGGAGGACCAAATCAATCACATCCTCCAGGAACGCTTCAACATCCATTCCCTCTACCCATTCCAACAGCTGGTAATCCAGCGCATCCTAGAAGAGGACCGTGAAGAGAGCAATCATGAAGGATCAGTAGTGGTACTCCCTACCGGTGGAGGCAAGAGTCTCTGCTTTATGCTTCCCTCCCTCCTCGTGGAAGGGATCACTGTCTTGGTCTATCCACTGCTCTCCCTCATGCATGACCAGATCAGGCGCCTTGATGAGGTTTCCATCCCCTATATCTGCATACAAGGTGGCCAGAGCCATGAAGAGAGGAATCTTCTACTAGAGAAATTAAAAAACAGGGAAGCTAGAATCCTGGTAACCAATGCAGAGTGTCTTTCCCTGCCCGCTCTCATCAACACCCTTGCCCGGATGACCATCAGCCTCTTGGTCTTGGATGAAGCCCATACCATCATAAGCTGGGGGGAAGGTTTCCGCCCAGCCCTCGCTACTGTCGGACCCATTATCCAACACCTTCCGGTTCGGCAGGTCCTCTGCTTTACTGCTACAGCAGATGAGCTGGTGCTCCATGGCTTGAACCGCCTGATATTTCCAATCGCAAAACCTCACCTCATTCATGCAAGCAGCAACAGGACAAACATCACCTACCATGTCATCAGAACGCTGAGCAAGAGAGAGAGTATCACTGAGCTGCTCTGTCAAGAAAATCTCCTGCCAGCTCTAGTCTTTTGCAGTACCCGGAAACTGACCGAGACGTCAGCCCACAATCTCCTCTACGCACTCCCCGATGTGTCAGTCCGTTATTACCATGCAGGGCTTACCAAGGATGAGAGAAGATATCTAGAGAAGTGGTTCAATGACTCTGAAAAAGGAGTGCTGTTTGCAACAAAAGCCTTTGGAATGGGAATTGATGTAAAAGGGATTCGATGCGTCATCCACCATGACCTGAGCGAAGATGTTCTCTCCTTTCTACAGGAAAGTGGAAGAGCGGGAAGAGACAGTAAACCTGCTCTCTCGATCAGCTTGCTTGATGGAAGTGAAAAACCTTCTCTCCTCGCTTCCATCCTACAAAGCACTGAGCATTGCTTCCGAAAAGGTCTCTTGGAGGCAATGAATGAGCCATTTGAGTTCTGTAGTGGGTGTGATGTTTGTAACAGAAGCATCTCACTGAAAAGACTGGGAGAGAAGGCAATCCTGATGAGTGTATTATCACACCCCTTTCACTTTTCCCCTTCATCCCTTGCTTCCATGCTTCAGGATACCAAAGGTTGGTATTCCTATGGAGGTACACTTTCAACATGGGGTATGCAGGAAGTACAAGAGGCTATCATGCTCCTGATCACTGAGGGAAAACTGCATATGTCCACTCGATTCAAACGTAGGCTATATATAGATTACAAAGTAGTACTCGCACTCTTGACAACTCTGCATTCATGGCTGAGGCTTACATATGAGAGTGCAAAAAAGAAGGCTGAAGAGAGCCGGCCCCAGTTACCCTACCATGCCTCGTCCATTCCTCCCGGTCAAGGAGATCCAAACCTCCAAGACAGTGCAGGATAA
- a CDS encoding aldo/keto reductase has translation MEYKSLGRTGIKVSELCFGTMSFGGRADKSESEKMYKTCREAGINFFDCADVYQKGVAESYLGEFIAKERDKVVITTKTYGAMGDDFNEKGLNAKHIRLGVEASLKRLNTDYVDVLFLHHFDPTVREEETLRAVDRLVSEGKVLSLGVSNFAAYQVERMLHLTSINQFAPISVIQPMFNIAKRMAEVELLPMAAYEGLGVITYSPLGGGLLTGRYKDGYSNASGRLVENQNYNKRYGGQFYEQVAREYSELCSKWGINEATLAVAWVMTHKQVTAPIIGAAHTEHLKQSLKAAALTLEPELLKAIDAISPPPPPATDRSEEQ, from the coding sequence ATGGAATATAAATCGCTAGGGAGAACCGGTATCAAGGTTTCTGAGCTCTGCTTTGGGACCATGTCCTTCGGCGGAAGAGCTGACAAGAGCGAATCAGAGAAGATGTACAAGACCTGCAGAGAGGCAGGAATCAACTTCTTTGACTGTGCCGATGTTTACCAGAAGGGAGTTGCAGAGAGCTATCTCGGAGAATTCATCGCCAAAGAGCGTGATAAGGTTGTTATAACCACCAAGACATATGGAGCAATGGGAGACGATTTCAACGAGAAGGGATTGAACGCGAAACATATCCGCCTGGGAGTGGAAGCAAGCCTGAAACGTCTGAATACTGACTATGTGGATGTCCTGTTTCTCCATCATTTTGATCCTACTGTGAGGGAAGAGGAAACCCTCAGGGCTGTTGACCGACTTGTCAGTGAAGGTAAGGTGCTCTCATTGGGAGTCAGCAACTTTGCTGCCTACCAGGTGGAAAGAATGCTTCACCTCACATCAATAAACCAATTTGCCCCAATTTCAGTCATCCAACCTATGTTCAACATTGCAAAACGTATGGCTGAGGTTGAATTGCTCCCTATGGCTGCATATGAAGGGCTTGGGGTTATCACCTACAGCCCACTTGGAGGTGGACTGCTTACCGGTCGATACAAGGATGGCTATTCAAACGCCTCTGGAAGATTGGTCGAAAACCAGAACTACAACAAACGTTATGGTGGTCAGTTCTACGAGCAAGTTGCCCGTGAATACTCAGAGCTTTGCAGCAAGTGGGGCATCAATGAAGCAACGCTTGCGGTGGCTTGGGTAATGACACACAAGCAGGTTACTGCCCCAATCATCGGAGCGGCTCATACTGAGCATTTGAAGCAGTCCCTAAAAGCTGCAGCCCTCACCCTTGAGCCTGAGCTCTTGAAGGCAATTGATGCGATCAGCCCACCACCACCTCCGGCAACGGACAGGAGTGAAGAGCAATAG
- a CDS encoding ADP-ribosylglycohydrolase family protein, which produces MNIQERANGALLGLFVGDGFGSQCEGLSRETLQEEVQDTIQEVFSLEHLRSDCGISGEVSDLPLLLSMSLLSNQDLDADHFHALVNRYREESEEGFPLQEYRAALPLSVVIAIAGVELKQKQVREIALTTAALFCEDSLEKEAVVLLAHCFHLLINEEVFDGEKLVHDLFTPRGGKNLDEQLTALLSRARKPSLVIAGNHTLKETLLLVFHTLLHAPSFEEDMSDIARMGGDARLSCGLYGALQGALRGPELFPDSWIDELVASSAIEQAIKKQTLFKRETIKMERLALTMSERLMNASVFGR; this is translated from the coding sequence ATGAATATACAAGAACGCGCTAACGGCGCTCTGCTTGGTTTGTTTGTAGGCGATGGATTCGGCAGTCAGTGTGAAGGCCTCTCCAGGGAAACACTCCAAGAAGAAGTACAAGATACAATACAAGAGGTGTTCTCCCTCGAACACCTACGCAGTGACTGTGGCATCTCAGGAGAAGTGAGCGACTTGCCGCTTCTGCTTTCCATGAGCCTGCTGTCCAACCAAGACCTGGATGCCGATCATTTCCATGCATTGGTCAATCGTTACCGTGAGGAGAGTGAAGAGGGGTTCCCCCTTCAGGAGTATCGCGCAGCGCTTCCTCTTTCTGTCGTCATAGCGATAGCAGGTGTCGAGTTGAAACAAAAACAGGTCAGGGAAATCGCCCTCACTACGGCAGCCCTTTTCTGTGAGGATTCTCTTGAAAAAGAGGCAGTAGTACTGCTTGCCCACTGTTTTCATCTTTTGATCAATGAAGAGGTCTTTGATGGGGAAAAACTTGTTCACGACCTCTTCACCCCTCGTGGTGGCAAGAATCTGGATGAACAACTAACTGCACTGCTCTCCAGAGCAAGAAAACCCAGTCTCGTTATTGCTGGAAACCATACATTGAAGGAGACGCTGCTTTTAGTATTCCATACACTGCTACACGCGCCCTCCTTTGAGGAAGACATGAGTGACATTGCAAGGATGGGAGGAGATGCTCGCCTATCTTGTGGCCTGTATGGAGCGTTGCAGGGGGCCTTGAGAGGACCGGAACTCTTTCCTGATAGCTGGATTGATGAACTTGTCGCCTCCTCTGCCATCGAGCAAGCTATCAAGAAACAGACCCTGTTCAAACGAGAAACGATAAAGATGGAAAGGCTTGCCTTGACCATGAGTGAAAGACTGATGAACGCTTCAGTATTTGGGAGGTAA